A genome region from Acaryochloris marina S15 includes the following:
- a CDS encoding HigA family addiction module antitoxin produces MLMHDPPHPGEVIQGLFLEPNEWTLTDVANALEVSPGNFSRLANGKISLSSDMAVRLSRVLGLEPLTWMRMQADHDIWNAQQENDHAELKRLAVKV; encoded by the coding sequence ATGTTGATGCATGACCCACCCCACCCCGGCGAGGTCATTCAGGGATTGTTTCTTGAACCGAATGAATGGACTTTGACCGATGTTGCAAATGCTTTAGAGGTCAGCCCCGGTAATTTTTCAAGGCTGGCCAATGGCAAAATTTCCCTGAGTTCTGATATGGCCGTGAGGCTGTCTAGGGTTTTGGGCCTGGAGCCGCTAACCTGGATGCGAATGCAGGCCGATCATGATATTTGGAATGCACAGCAAGAAAATGATCATGCTGAGTTGAAGCGGTTAGCAGTTAAGGTTTAG
- a CDS encoding type II toxin-antitoxin system RelE/ParE family toxin, with product MTDKPINWIGTSLEDISKFPENARRKAGFQLRLVQTGEEPTDFKSMSTVGVGVKEIRIRTEDAYRIFYIAKFKEAVYVLHAFQKKTQKTSKMDIEIGQRRYQQLLQYKKSRE from the coding sequence ATGACTGATAAACCCATTAATTGGATAGGAACATCGTTAGAAGATATATCAAAATTTCCAGAAAATGCGCGTCGCAAAGCAGGGTTTCAGCTTCGTCTTGTTCAAACAGGTGAGGAACCAACGGATTTCAAATCCATGTCTACCGTTGGGGTAGGAGTCAAAGAAATTCGCATACGTACTGAAGATGCTTATCGTATTTTCTATATCGCTAAATTTAAGGAGGCTGTTTATGTCCTTCATGCATTTCAGAAAAAGACCCAAAAAACATCGAAGATGGATATTGAGATTGGGCAGAGACGTTATCAACAATTACTTCAATATAAGAAGTCAAGGGAGTAG
- a CDS encoding helix-turn-helix domain-containing protein — translation MNQEELKVTQGSQNVFDDLGFAPEDSQNLRIKADLMLNLRSFIQSKGWTQQKAAQFFGETQPRISDLMTGDIERFSIDKLVKMLSRAGLEVRVEVGLKAA, via the coding sequence ATGAATCAAGAAGAGCTTAAAGTAACTCAGGGCAGCCAAAATGTATTTGACGATCTGGGGTTTGCCCCAGAGGACTCCCAGAACCTGAGAATCAAAGCTGATCTGATGCTAAACTTGCGTAGTTTCATTCAATCTAAAGGATGGACCCAGCAAAAAGCAGCTCAATTTTTTGGTGAGACACAGCCTCGCATAAGCGATCTTATGACTGGAGATATTGAGCGATTTAGCATTGATAAGTTAGTCAAGATGTTGTCTCGTGCAGGTCTTGAAGTAAGGGTTGAAGTGGGCTTGAAAGCTGCTTAA
- the sepF gene encoding cell division protein SepF yields MSNVIPLFGSSTQKIRLVKPKVFEEVQQVIEQLKLGQLIMLNVSEVSPTLAQRIIDVLSGSVDILSGQAVNIGNGVFLYSLSDIEVSDFGEHLAA; encoded by the coding sequence ATGAGTAACGTCATTCCTCTCTTTGGTTCTTCTACACAAAAAATTAGATTGGTTAAACCTAAAGTTTTTGAAGAGGTTCAACAGGTTATTGAACAACTGAAGCTTGGTCAGTTGATTATGCTAAATGTGTCTGAAGTGTCTCCTACCTTAGCTCAACGTATTATTGATGTTCTGTCTGGAAGCGTCGATATTCTATCTGGACAAGCTGTAAATATTGGCAATGGTGTGTTTTTGTATAGCCTATCTGACATTGAAGTGTCAGATTTTGGAGAGCATCTAGCAGCTTAA
- a CDS encoding oxygenase MpaB family protein: MQRFERFQSIQQLDPRKDNCEICRQLVGYEFPWDITRALEIALFRTFCVPSIATLLDRTAEFHHHSQKRYDDTGLMVSLLFKWGHNSPKGQAVIQRMNQIHGRFPIDNADYVYVLSTFVYEPIRWVERFGWRQLSQLEKQALFHFWSSVGQQMKIQDIPSTYETFEQYNLEYEHHHFQYSEVNQRVGESTLTLFLSWFPAPLRPLIQPFVYALMDDAMIHAFGFPSPQIWQREFLEKLLRSRGKLLRYFPPRQIPSFYSDEPQRSYPKGYGLTDLGPPKILSDLNARRIKTQQDR, encoded by the coding sequence ATGCAGCGATTTGAGCGCTTCCAATCAATTCAACAGCTCGACCCGAGAAAGGATAACTGCGAAATTTGCAGACAACTAGTGGGTTATGAATTTCCTTGGGATATCACCCGTGCATTAGAAATTGCACTCTTTCGCACCTTTTGTGTACCCAGCATAGCTACTCTCCTAGATCGTACTGCGGAGTTCCACCACCATTCCCAAAAACGCTACGACGACACGGGATTGATGGTTTCTTTACTGTTTAAGTGGGGGCATAATTCACCTAAAGGCCAGGCTGTAATTCAACGCATGAACCAAATTCATGGTCGGTTCCCTATTGACAATGCTGATTATGTTTACGTTCTCTCTACCTTTGTGTATGAACCTATACGGTGGGTTGAGCGATTTGGGTGGCGTCAGTTAAGCCAATTAGAAAAACAGGCTTTATTTCACTTTTGGTCTTCTGTCGGACAACAAATGAAGATTCAAGATATCCCCAGCACCTATGAAACCTTTGAGCAATACAACCTAGAATATGAGCATCATCATTTTCAGTACAGTGAGGTCAATCAACGAGTGGGAGAATCTACATTAACCCTCTTTCTCAGTTGGTTCCCAGCCCCTTTACGCCCGCTAATCCAACCCTTTGTATATGCGCTCATGGATGATGCCATGATCCATGCGTTTGGTTTTCCATCTCCACAAATATGGCAGCGAGAATTTTTAGAGAAATTGCTGAGGTCTCGTGGAAAGCTACTTCGCTATTTCCCCCCACGTCAAATCCCTAGTTTCTATAGCGATGAACCGCAACGGAGTTATCCTAAAGGTTATGGTTTAACTGATTTAGGCCCACCCAAAATACTATCGGACTTAAATGCTCGAAGAATAAAGACGCAGCAGGATCGATAG
- a CDS encoding RNA polymerase sigma factor RpoD/SigA, with protein sequence MATTTDSLHFYLKEMARYPLLSHEEEIELARQAKAGSLRAKQRMIECNLRLVVSIAKKHQNRGLPLLDLIQEGSIGLSTAVDKFDLAQGCRFSTYAYWWIRQGITAALRAKSRPIYIPHHQWDTANKIKKHYRELNQQLGREPSLSELSEATGIKPAIVRRTLQLFQKVSSLDQPVGPEQKDSLLDRLAGDNQPTLYMEALQLDEQLFQVMAHLDERERFILSQRYGLEDDQPKSMRAIGQQIGLSHEAIRLILNKIMKKLERHAESA encoded by the coding sequence ATGGCTACTACCACTGACAGTCTTCATTTCTACCTCAAAGAAATGGCTCGATATCCCCTCCTTTCCCATGAAGAAGAAATTGAGTTGGCCAGACAAGCCAAAGCGGGAAGCCTTCGAGCTAAGCAAAGGATGATCGAGTGTAACTTGCGCCTGGTCGTTTCCATTGCCAAGAAGCATCAAAACCGAGGATTACCTTTGCTAGACCTGATTCAAGAAGGCAGCATTGGATTAAGTACTGCTGTTGATAAATTTGACCTTGCCCAAGGATGTCGATTCAGTACCTATGCCTACTGGTGGATTCGACAAGGGATTACCGCTGCCCTTCGAGCCAAATCACGTCCTATCTATATCCCTCATCATCAATGGGATACAGCCAACAAAATTAAAAAGCACTACCGAGAACTCAATCAACAACTCGGTCGAGAACCATCCCTCTCCGAATTATCGGAAGCTACAGGCATCAAACCGGCAATCGTTAGACGGACCCTGCAATTATTCCAAAAGGTATCGTCCCTCGATCAGCCCGTTGGTCCTGAACAAAAAGATTCCCTCCTTGATCGACTGGCTGGTGATAATCAACCGACCCTCTACATGGAAGCTCTACAACTCGACGAGCAACTGTTTCAGGTAATGGCGCATTTAGATGAACGGGAGCGATTTATCCTCAGCCAGAGATATGGCCTTGAAGATGATCAGCCCAAGTCCATGAGAGCAATAGGCCAACAGATTGGATTGAGTCATGAAGCTATTCGACTAATCCTTAATAAGATCATGAAGAAGTTGGAGAGACACGCTGAGTCTGCTTAA
- a CDS encoding HU family DNA-binding protein codes for MNKGDLVDAIAERSGATKKQADTILSAMTEAIIDSVSSGEKVTLVGFGSFEARDRKARDGRNPQTGKKLKIKATTVPAFSAGKDFKAKVKD; via the coding sequence ATGAACAAAGGTGATTTAGTTGATGCTATTGCTGAGCGATCTGGTGCGACTAAGAAACAGGCCGATACCATACTCTCAGCTATGACTGAGGCAATTATCGACAGTGTGAGTTCTGGTGAGAAGGTCACCCTCGTAGGCTTTGGCAGCTTTGAAGCGAGGGATCGTAAAGCTCGGGATGGGCGAAACCCCCAGACAGGCAAAAAACTTAAAATCAAGGCAACAACAGTGCCTGCCTTTAGTGCGGGTAAAGACTTCAAAGCGAAAGTGAAGGACTGA
- a CDS encoding zinc ribbon domain-containing protein: MTLITSMMVTPGQQQQSSNSFETGCWTALPEVYRTSQGAVIKLTTTQGEQFIQVQGSKMSNMASMPSLQKSQQIQINQGEATSFTASIPVQETLPQMQPMQPMQPMKMGDMEMGMNPMEMRMGNMHLSMESKGSESAYPEKTQSTGRNFCNQCGVALDAEDRFCSSCGHKLA; encoded by the coding sequence ATGACCCTAATCACTTCAATGATGGTTACCCCTGGGCAGCAACAGCAGTCTAGTAATAGTTTTGAAACAGGCTGTTGGACAGCTCTACCTGAAGTTTATCGAACATCCCAGGGAGCAGTCATTAAATTGACCACTACTCAAGGTGAGCAATTTATCCAGGTGCAAGGTAGCAAAATGAGCAACATGGCGAGCATGCCATCTTTGCAGAAGTCTCAACAGATACAGATAAACCAGGGTGAGGCGACATCTTTCACTGCTTCCATTCCTGTACAGGAGACTCTACCGCAGATGCAACCCATGCAGCCGATGCAGCCGATGAAAATGGGGGATATGGAAATGGGGATGAACCCAATGGAAATGCGTATGGGCAATATGCATCTGAGTATGGAGTCAAAGGGTTCAGAATCGGCTTATCCGGAAAAGACTCAATCAACAGGACGAAACTTTTGTAATCAATGTGGAGTGGCTCTTGACGCAGAAGATCGCTTTTGTTCTAGCTGTGGACACAAATTGGCCTGA
- a CDS encoding PQQ-binding-like beta-propeller repeat protein codes for MRKRLLNRWGLSGFILCCLGFIVFASWKELRLFSIDAQSGKVRWSKVLDSFNGEATTPVIHNGKLFLQIIRTDSNGQGWQQISAFSTQTGQLVWEQNFFSDYAEKANILQIALPVATPQTLIVNLPIRSNDHFNQMVVFDRETGDYEQVSQRFFLSFNGKTSLFNHNQILWMMTFEQFPIWKTGCDQAKVVLKKRDLWIKQTQWEFRLPEQFCRSHLTSHDEFLIANEHSVYFKDGEKIQVRDAESGKPKFQLSTPVKKIGLTGNTLLISDRNSVTAFDAKTGKNKWRSEGICGTGSTTNNLTTDSETLYIQCDPDPDYRHISRYGITALKVNNGKKKWFRQLKTDIFHTPSVTSEYVAVIDTTHQRWLSDSKSAVTILSKIDGSIQSRFPISSASIDQSVSADQTHFYFVDRSPRWRHWISHWNPNWH; via the coding sequence ATGAGAAAGCGCTTATTGAATAGATGGGGACTTTCTGGATTCATACTGTGCTGTCTTGGCTTTATCGTATTTGCCAGTTGGAAGGAGCTTCGATTATTTTCTATCGATGCTCAGAGTGGTAAGGTACGTTGGTCAAAAGTCTTAGATTCTTTTAATGGAGAAGCTACGACGCCTGTCATTCATAATGGCAAGCTTTTCCTACAAATTATCCGAACGGATTCGAATGGGCAGGGTTGGCAACAAATTTCAGCATTTTCTACTCAAACAGGGCAGCTTGTTTGGGAACAAAATTTTTTTTCTGACTATGCTGAAAAAGCCAATATTCTACAAATTGCATTGCCTGTTGCTACACCTCAGACATTAATTGTTAATTTACCGATCAGAAGCAATGATCACTTTAACCAGATGGTGGTCTTTGATCGTGAAACGGGTGATTATGAGCAAGTTTCTCAACGTTTTTTTCTATCTTTCAATGGTAAAACTAGTTTATTTAACCATAATCAGATCCTATGGATGATGACATTTGAGCAATTCCCCATATGGAAAACAGGTTGTGATCAAGCTAAAGTTGTTCTGAAAAAGCGGGATCTGTGGATCAAACAGACTCAATGGGAATTTAGATTACCTGAGCAATTTTGTCGCAGTCATTTAACTAGCCATGATGAATTTCTCATCGCCAATGAACATTCTGTGTACTTTAAGGATGGCGAGAAGATTCAGGTGCGGGATGCTGAGAGTGGAAAACCTAAATTTCAACTATCTACACCAGTTAAAAAGATCGGATTAACAGGAAATACTTTATTAATCAGTGATAGAAATTCGGTAACAGCCTTTGATGCCAAAACGGGGAAAAACAAGTGGAGATCGGAAGGGATTTGTGGAACTGGGTCTACCACCAATAATTTGACAACGGATTCCGAGACCCTATATATCCAATGCGATCCAGATCCCGATTATAGACATATATCCCGGTATGGAATCACAGCCTTAAAGGTCAATAACGGTAAGAAAAAGTGGTTTCGTCAGCTCAAGACTGATATATTCCATACGCCAAGCGTCACATCTGAATATGTTGCGGTCATAGATACAACCCATCAAAGATGGTTATCCGATTCCAAAAGTGCGGTTACAATCCTTTCTAAAATAGATGGTTCCATACAATCTCGCTTTCCTATTAGCTCAGCTTCTATCGATCAATCAGTGTCAGCCGATCAGACCCATTTCTATTTTGTAGATCGTTCTCCACGCTGGCGTCATTGGATATCACATTGGAACCCAAATTGGCATTGA
- a CDS encoding IS1 family transposase, whose translation MNSNCESYGQAGLENLTVRKVYGQDRIRYLRCHSCGAEFSERKNTAFWNTKIPESRAIEVGRQIAEGTSIKGTSRLTYTHPDTVKRLTLKFGQHAQDFHEQEAQQLDIDILEMDERHGYVASKKQQCWDAVSIDAASKFIVHVAVGPRNTDLIERLMQGSHRRLAHPQDLVLMTDGEASYRTLFPVIFGVSYLPPVKARWVDLPTPSIGFLEPLPTSKSSSIVRDKS comes from the coding sequence GTGAACTCTAACTGTGAAAGCTATGGTCAAGCGGGCCTTGAGAATTTAACAGTACGTAAAGTCTACGGACAAGATCGAATACGGTATCTGCGCTGTCATAGCTGTGGAGCAGAGTTCAGTGAACGCAAGAACACTGCCTTTTGGAATACAAAAATCCCTGAATCTCGAGCAATAGAAGTAGGTCGTCAAATTGCAGAAGGAACGTCTATCAAAGGAACATCACGTCTGACCTACACCCATCCGGATACGGTGAAACGTTTGACCCTCAAGTTTGGTCAGCATGCCCAGGACTTTCATGAGCAGGAAGCTCAGCAACTGGATATCGACATACTAGAGATGGACGAACGTCATGGATACGTCGCCAGCAAAAAGCAGCAGTGTTGGGATGCGGTATCCATTGATGCCGCCAGTAAATTCATTGTCCACGTGGCCGTTGGTCCCCGTAACACAGACCTGATAGAAAGGCTGATGCAAGGCAGTCACAGACGACTAGCTCATCCCCAAGACCTGGTGCTGATGACCGATGGAGAAGCGAGTTATCGCACTCTCTTTCCGGTCATCTTCGGGGTGTCTTACCTCCCCCCCGTCAAAGCACGATGGGTCGACCTCCCAACTCCAAGTATCGGATTCCTCGAACCCTTGCCCACGTCCAAGTCATCAAGCATCGTCAGGGACAAAAGTTAG